Proteins from a genomic interval of Nitrospina gracilis Nb-211:
- a CDS encoding ExbD/TolR family protein yields MYFKREEEENYSLELTPLVDVVFLLLIFFMVSTAFVDFPRQLQIDLPTSKKSSELKDRERLEIEMTSQEEMFLNGKPITVKELEAKMGAIESPALQQALIRADKALAYGKVVEVMGILQAAKIADISIAVK; encoded by the coding sequence ATGTATTTCAAACGCGAGGAAGAGGAAAACTATTCGCTGGAGCTCACGCCGCTGGTCGACGTGGTGTTTCTTCTCCTGATTTTTTTCATGGTGTCCACCGCGTTCGTGGATTTTCCCCGCCAGTTGCAGATCGACCTGCCCACTTCCAAAAAGTCCAGCGAGCTGAAAGACCGCGAACGGCTGGAAATCGAGATGACCAGCCAAGAGGAAATGTTCCTGAACGGCAAACCCATCACCGTCAAGGAACTGGAAGCGAAAATGGGCGCGATCGAATCCCCCGCGCTCCAGCAGGCGCTCATCCGCGCGGACAAGGCCCTGGCTTACGGCAAGGTGGTGGAGGTGATGGGCATATTGCAGGCGGCGAAGATCGCCGACATCAGCATCGCCGTCAAGTAA
- a CDS encoding MotA/TolQ/ExbB proton channel family protein: protein MRPAIPIQPCRRILSIAPFFLSVLGGIFLSATNCWAKTKPTSTAEWDFLSIIEKGGFMMYPIIFCSILMVGIAIERMYNLRRKHIINPDFLKKVRDQWNWRDIQLGLQLCHGYDTSLARILKAGLLRFGGKVDEIERAIEGAGQHEAALLTSNLRVLGAVANITPMLGLLGTVFGMIKAFNVISQSGVGDPGLVASGISEALITTAAGMVVGIPALALYHYFRGRIERFVFEMEEVSFQLVEELSFEAMKKNQDKQRKESEGKPPAKSQPFRA from the coding sequence ATGCGCCCTGCCATCCCAATCCAGCCCTGCCGCCGTATTCTTTCCATCGCTCCGTTTTTTTTGAGTGTCCTTGGCGGAATTTTTCTGTCCGCAACGAATTGCTGGGCAAAGACGAAACCCACGAGCACCGCAGAATGGGATTTTCTGTCCATCATCGAAAAGGGCGGATTCATGATGTACCCCATCATTTTCTGCTCGATCCTGATGGTGGGCATCGCCATCGAGCGCATGTACAACCTGCGGCGCAAGCACATCATCAATCCCGACTTCCTCAAAAAAGTGCGCGACCAATGGAACTGGCGCGACATTCAACTGGGCCTCCAGTTGTGCCACGGGTATGACACGTCGCTGGCGCGCATTTTGAAAGCGGGTCTGTTGCGCTTCGGCGGCAAGGTCGATGAAATCGAGCGTGCCATTGAGGGCGCGGGCCAGCACGAGGCGGCGCTTCTCACCTCCAACCTGCGCGTGCTGGGTGCGGTGGCCAACATCACCCCGATGCTGGGTTTGTTAGGCACGGTGTTTGGCATGATCAAAGCGTTCAACGTGATCTCGCAAAGCGGCGTCGGCGATCCGGGCCTGGTGGCGAGCGGCATTTCGGAAGCGCTCATCACCACCGCCGCGGGCATGGTGGTCGGCATTCCGGCTCTGGCGCTGTACCATTATTTTCGCGGACGCATCGAGCGCTTTGTGTTCGAGATGGAAGAAGTCTCGTTTCAACTGGTGGAGGAGTTGTCGTTTGAAGCGATGAAGAAAAACCAGGACAAGCAACGCAAAGAGAGCGAGGGCAAACCGCCCGCCAAGTCCCAACCGTTTCGAGCCTGA
- a CDS encoding outer membrane protein assembly factor BamD, translating into MLNRSKSSCRSLLVCLILVIALAGCASLQPPPKTPEGMLKEAKTVFQNNNYPESIRILNDLLQEFPDSPERVEGLLLLAHGHYLMNEYLEAKFHYERFVELYPAHPKSAQAMYYRALCDYGLMDTALRDQTAAENAIRGFQKVIDEHPDSPFAQKAREKKRDCIKSLANNQMEIARFYFRTSSFLSAINRFRKIIDKYPESPFIDEAYFLLGESYYFEQNFENARKSYAQLVKSYPRSPYVREARSRLREIP; encoded by the coding sequence ATGCTGAACCGTTCCAAATCGTCCTGCCGCTCCCTGCTCGTCTGCCTGATTCTGGTTATAGCCTTGGCCGGATGCGCCTCCCTGCAACCACCACCAAAAACCCCTGAAGGCATGCTGAAGGAGGCGAAAACCGTCTTCCAGAACAACAATTATCCAGAGTCGATCCGTATCCTCAATGACCTGTTGCAGGAATTTCCGGACAGCCCGGAACGGGTGGAGGGATTGCTTCTCCTGGCACACGGCCATTATCTGATGAACGAGTACCTCGAGGCCAAGTTTCATTACGAACGTTTTGTCGAGTTGTACCCCGCGCATCCGAAATCGGCCCAGGCGATGTATTACCGCGCCTTGTGCGATTACGGGTTGATGGATACGGCGCTCCGAGACCAGACAGCGGCGGAAAACGCCATCCGCGGTTTTCAGAAGGTGATCGACGAACATCCGGACAGTCCGTTTGCCCAAAAGGCCCGCGAAAAAAAGCGGGACTGCATCAAAAGCCTGGCCAACAACCAGATGGAAATCGCGCGGTTTTATTTCCGCACCAGTTCGTTTTTGTCCGCCATCAACCGGTTCCGTAAAATCATCGACAAGTATCCGGAATCCCCGTTCATCGACGAGGCCTATTTTCTGCTCGGCGAGTCTTATTATTTTGAGCAGAATTTTGAAAATGCACGAAAATCTTATGCACAATTGGTGAAATCGTATCCCCGCAGTCCGTATGTGCGGGAAGCGCGGTCTCGCCTTCGGGAAATTCCCTGA
- a CDS encoding sigma-70 family RNA polymerase sigma factor, which yields MAKKGLNTSKSSKRLTRSAKKESRGEVPDALTHYMNEISKLKPLAREEEEELSRQIKAGDAQAMHELVRRNLKYVVTVANKYRGCGLSLQDLIEEGNIGLIQAAKRFDGERHVKFITYAVWWIRQAIMHALAEQAGTVKLPIKQVGKLYKIEREYKKLTTDLEREPTTLEMAEDLGYKVEDIESIMRAYRTYLSLDTPLKENETTPYLDLLENPNYIPYDDQIMRDTLRKKIDDLLHHLSPREEKIIRMRFGFDGDPKTLEEIGQAMGLSRERVRQIEKRAKMRLKVRSAGESLQDHLE from the coding sequence ATGGCAAAAAAAGGATTGAACACATCCAAGTCGTCCAAACGGCTGACCCGCTCTGCAAAAAAAGAGAGCCGGGGTGAAGTTCCCGATGCGCTGACGCATTACATGAACGAGATCAGCAAGCTGAAGCCGCTGGCCCGTGAGGAAGAGGAAGAGTTGTCCCGCCAGATCAAGGCGGGCGACGCGCAGGCCATGCACGAGCTGGTGCGGCGCAACCTGAAGTATGTGGTCACCGTCGCCAACAAGTACCGCGGCTGCGGCCTGTCCCTGCAGGATCTCATCGAGGAAGGCAACATCGGCCTGATCCAGGCGGCGAAGCGCTTCGATGGCGAACGCCACGTCAAGTTCATCACCTACGCGGTGTGGTGGATCCGCCAGGCCATCATGCACGCGCTGGCCGAGCAGGCGGGCACGGTGAAACTGCCGATCAAGCAGGTGGGCAAGCTGTACAAGATCGAGCGCGAATACAAGAAACTCACCACCGATCTCGAACGCGAGCCGACCACGCTGGAAATGGCCGAGGACCTGGGTTACAAGGTGGAAGACATCGAGTCCATCATGCGCGCCTACCGCACGTACCTGTCGCTCGACACGCCGCTCAAGGAAAACGAGACGACACCGTACCTCGACCTTTTGGAAAACCCGAATTACATCCCGTATGACGATCAGATCATGCGGGACACGTTACGGAAGAAGATCGACGACCTCCTGCACCACCTGTCGCCGCGCGAGGAGAAAATCATTCGCATGCGCTTCGGTTTCGACGGCGACCCCAAAACGCTGGAGGAAATCGGACAGGCCATGGGGTTGTCGCGCGAACGCGTGCGGCAGATCGAAAAGCGCGCCAAGATGCGGTTGAAAGTGCGCTCTGCCGGCGAATCCCTGCAAGACCATTTGGAATGA
- the plsY gene encoding glycerol-3-phosphate 1-O-acyltransferase PlsY, with protein MNEPNVALTGVIWTCSFLLGSIPFGLLIAKLKNIDIRQEGSGNIGATNVARTLGRKAGILTLVGDCGKGYLACWLAAATLGTAWQIAVAGLLAFLGHVFSLFLKFKGGKGIATGLGIYLFLMPAAAGGGVLMFILLVALTGYVSVGSLAAAVTIPVLGWAFSAPSPYIAVAGVAAGLTFYKHKDNLVRLRAGTESKFLKK; from the coding sequence ATGAACGAACCCAACGTCGCCCTGACCGGTGTGATCTGGACCTGCTCTTTTTTACTGGGATCGATCCCCTTCGGCCTGCTCATCGCCAAGCTCAAAAACATCGACATCCGCCAAGAGGGAAGCGGCAACATCGGCGCCACCAATGTGGCCCGCACGCTGGGACGCAAAGCGGGAATACTGACTTTGGTGGGCGATTGCGGCAAGGGCTACCTCGCCTGCTGGCTGGCCGCCGCAACGCTGGGCACGGCATGGCAGATCGCCGTGGCCGGATTGCTGGCGTTTCTCGGCCATGTGTTCTCGCTGTTCCTCAAATTCAAGGGCGGCAAGGGCATCGCCACCGGGCTCGGTATCTACCTGTTTCTGATGCCCGCCGCGGCGGGGGGCGGTGTGCTGATGTTCATCCTGCTGGTGGCGCTCACCGGGTACGTGTCCGTGGGATCGCTGGCGGCGGCGGTGACCATCCCCGTGCTGGGCTGGGCCTTTTCCGCGCCCTCACCTTATATTGCCGTTGCCGGAGTGGCGGCGGGCCTCACCTTCTACAAGCATAAGGACAACCTGGTCCGCCTGCGCGCCGGTACCGAAAGCAAATTCCTGAAAAAATAG
- a CDS encoding DUF3015 family protein has product MKKMLLVGSILFSMMCFSGNALAAGYGEAGCGLGSLVWQDASKQKDPVFQILASTTNGTFGSQTFGITTGTSNCNDSVFKVEKEREVFAAINFSTLVKEMAMGEGDNLNTLASLYGCTETNFSDFGTVTQQNFGSIITSSETTHKDMLMNLNGVLVKDSNLSKACTGVIG; this is encoded by the coding sequence ATGAAGAAAATGCTATTGGTGGGTTCCATCCTGTTCTCGATGATGTGTTTTTCAGGCAACGCGCTGGCCGCCGGTTACGGTGAGGCGGGTTGTGGACTGGGTTCCCTGGTCTGGCAGGATGCGTCCAAGCAGAAAGATCCGGTATTCCAGATTCTGGCTTCCACCACGAACGGCACGTTCGGAAGTCAGACGTTTGGTATCACCACGGGTACTTCCAACTGCAATGACAGCGTTTTCAAGGTGGAGAAGGAGCGCGAGGTGTTTGCCGCGATCAATTTCTCAACCCTCGTTAAGGAAATGGCCATGGGCGAAGGCGACAACCTGAACACCCTGGCTTCCCTGTACGGTTGCACGGAAACGAATTTTTCCGATTTCGGCACCGTCACCCAGCAGAATTTCGGAAGCATCATCACCAGCTCCGAAACCACGCACAAAGACATGCTGATGAACCTGAACGGCGTACTGGTTAAGGACAGCAACCTGTCCAAAGCCTGCACCGGTGTCATCGGCTAA
- a CDS encoding Lnb N-terminal periplasmic domain-containing protein, translated as MNRSLSLAIAFATLLALTGLLSIETVWAQPEASSYAQELTQQARSLNLVEERRWRLLGHYRTNWWGRMESEADAPEFFLSPEGKTDPQKELDATLLAFFQNPQDVPEGVMHPQCRFPARYKWLNERLQFDPARLPDQPCDRLERWVGRLDPEKITLVFASYYMNNPSSMFGHTLLRIDSHSRGRYKKLLNYGVNYAANPDTDNPVLYALKGVGGFFQGTFTVFPYSLKVQEYNNWESRDLWEYELNLTVEQMDYLLRHLWELGNIEFDYYYFQENCSYHMLTVLETANPEWRLTDGFVFSVVPGDTIKALVAQPGLVNSVFYRPAILSKMNHKIEQMESGERGVLYDLVDDKSALKEKPYGALTVPQKALVLDAYLDYLEYLYVQDRAVNPMAPIRIPQEILLERARLNHQRGDTQVTRFSSPPEEGHGTDRFRLATGLNDNELFQEVGYRPALHDLLADETGYDRHSQILMMDGLYRYYHESKRWRVERFQLLDIITLTPFEPIFKRPSWKMNLGFERIRDFDCEYCLAFGGTTGVGITYEPRHDSPFLLFAMLEAKAETSGSFDDNFRLGGGGTGGAFFTLNRDWRVFVGGEYKRFPLGHDSEVIEWTAQGRYRASQNVDVRLEYRRTGHIDEGVLSLNLYF; from the coding sequence TTGAACCGCTCTCTTTCACTCGCCATTGCATTCGCCACACTCCTGGCATTGACCGGGCTCCTCTCTATTGAAACGGTGTGGGCCCAGCCTGAAGCATCTTCCTATGCGCAGGAACTCACCCAGCAGGCGCGGTCCCTCAACCTCGTGGAAGAACGCCGCTGGCGCCTTTTAGGCCATTACCGCACCAACTGGTGGGGACGCATGGAAAGCGAAGCGGATGCGCCGGAGTTTTTTCTTTCACCGGAAGGCAAGACCGATCCACAAAAAGAACTCGATGCCACCCTGCTGGCATTCTTTCAAAATCCGCAGGACGTACCGGAAGGCGTCATGCATCCGCAGTGCCGCTTTCCGGCGCGTTACAAATGGTTGAACGAGCGATTGCAGTTCGACCCCGCACGTCTGCCCGACCAACCGTGCGATCGTCTGGAACGCTGGGTCGGCCGTCTCGATCCGGAAAAGATCACGCTGGTCTTCGCTTCCTACTACATGAACAACCCCTCGTCGATGTTCGGCCACACCCTGCTCCGCATCGACAGCCACTCCCGCGGCCGTTACAAGAAACTCCTCAACTACGGCGTCAACTACGCCGCCAACCCGGACACGGACAATCCCGTGCTCTACGCTCTCAAGGGAGTCGGCGGTTTTTTTCAGGGAACGTTCACGGTGTTTCCCTACTCGCTTAAGGTACAGGAGTACAACAACTGGGAAAGCCGCGACCTGTGGGAGTATGAGCTGAACCTGACGGTGGAACAGATGGACTATCTCCTGCGCCACCTGTGGGAGTTGGGCAACATTGAATTCGATTACTATTACTTTCAGGAAAACTGTTCCTACCACATGCTGACCGTGCTGGAAACGGCCAACCCGGAATGGCGGCTGACCGACGGCTTTGTGTTCTCCGTGGTTCCCGGCGACACCATCAAGGCGCTTGTGGCGCAACCGGGACTGGTGAACTCCGTCTTTTACCGCCCGGCCATCCTGAGCAAAATGAACCACAAGATCGAGCAGATGGAATCGGGAGAACGCGGCGTGCTGTACGACCTGGTGGATGACAAATCGGCGCTCAAGGAAAAACCCTACGGCGCGTTGACCGTCCCGCAGAAAGCGCTGGTGCTGGACGCGTACCTTGATTATCTCGAATACCTGTACGTGCAGGACCGCGCGGTGAACCCGATGGCCCCTATCCGCATCCCACAAGAGATTCTGCTGGAACGCGCGCGCCTCAATCACCAGCGCGGCGACACACAGGTGACGCGGTTTTCCTCACCTCCGGAGGAAGGACACGGCACCGACCGCTTCCGCCTCGCTACGGGCCTCAACGACAACGAACTGTTCCAGGAAGTCGGTTACCGCCCTGCTCTGCACGACCTGCTCGCGGATGAAACCGGTTACGACCGACATTCGCAAATCCTCATGATGGACGGCCTCTACCGCTATTACCACGAATCCAAACGCTGGCGCGTGGAACGCTTTCAATTGCTCGACATCATCACCCTCACACCGTTCGAGCCGATCTTCAAACGTCCTTCGTGGAAGATGAACCTGGGTTTCGAGCGCATCCGCGATTTCGATTGCGAATACTGCCTCGCTTTCGGCGGCACCACCGGCGTGGGAATCACCTACGAGCCGAGGCACGACTCGCCTTTCCTTTTGTTTGCCATGCTGGAGGCCAAGGCGGAAACTTCCGGCAGTTTCGACGACAACTTCCGGCTGGGTGGTGGAGGCACGGGCGGCGCGTTCTTCACGCTCAACCGCGACTGGCGGGTGTTTGTGGGCGGCGAGTACAAACGCTTTCCCCTGGGACACGACTCCGAAGTCATCGAGTGGACGGCACAGGGACGCTACCGTGCGTCGCAGAACGTGGATGTGCGACTCGAATACCGGCGCACCGGCCACATCGACGAAGGCGTGCTGTCGCTCAATCTTTATTTTTAA
- the ftsY gene encoding signal recognition particle-docking protein FtsY → MNDSTEPKIEEEKQGGFFSRLKSGLSKTRDSFSKGIDNIVLGKAKVGPELMDEIEEALLIADAGMPTTRRVLDELNREVAENHLRTPEQVQAHLKTIMVRLLSEHQTPWDLASKKPFVMLIIGINGSGKTTTIGKLAQKWTKEGKKVLLAAGDTFRAAAIEQLQMWSERAGVPCIAQKHGADPSAVAFDAVQAGIARKSDIVLIDTAGRLQTNTNLMEELKKVKRVIGKVQEDAPHETMLVLDGSIGQNSISQARLFHEALSIDSLIMTKLDGTAKGGILFNIVQEMKLPVRYIGVGEKAEDLQEFDPTLFVNALFER, encoded by the coding sequence ATGAACGATTCCACCGAACCGAAAATTGAAGAGGAAAAACAGGGCGGCTTTTTTTCGCGGCTGAAAAGCGGATTGAGCAAAACGCGCGACTCGTTTTCAAAGGGCATCGACAACATCGTGCTCGGCAAGGCCAAGGTCGGGCCGGAGCTGATGGATGAAATCGAAGAAGCCTTGCTCATCGCCGATGCCGGCATGCCCACCACCCGCAGAGTTCTGGATGAGTTGAACCGCGAGGTGGCGGAAAACCACCTGCGCACCCCGGAACAGGTGCAGGCGCATCTGAAAACCATCATGGTGCGGTTGTTGAGCGAGCATCAGACCCCGTGGGACCTCGCATCGAAAAAACCGTTCGTGATGCTGATCATCGGCATCAACGGTTCCGGCAAAACCACCACCATCGGCAAGCTTGCGCAGAAGTGGACTAAGGAAGGCAAAAAGGTTTTGCTGGCGGCGGGCGATACCTTCCGCGCGGCGGCGATCGAGCAGTTGCAGATGTGGTCGGAGCGCGCCGGCGTTCCCTGCATCGCGCAGAAACATGGGGCCGACCCCTCCGCCGTGGCGTTTGATGCGGTGCAGGCAGGCATCGCGCGCAAGTCCGACATCGTGCTCATCGACACGGCCGGTCGATTGCAGACCAACACCAACCTGATGGAAGAACTGAAGAAGGTGAAACGCGTCATCGGTAAGGTGCAGGAAGACGCGCCACATGAAACGATGCTGGTGCTCGACGGGAGCATCGGCCAGAACAGCATCTCGCAGGCTCGCCTGTTTCACGAAGCCCTCAGCATCGACAGCCTCATCATGACGAAACTCGACGGCACCGCCAAGGGCGGCATCCTGTTCAACATCGTGCAGGAGATGAAGCTGCCGGTGCGTTACATCGGCGTTGGCGAAAAAGCCGAAGACCTGCAGGAATTTGATCCCACCCTTTTCGTCAACGCCCTGTTCGAGCGTTGA
- a CDS encoding FG-GAP repeat domain-containing protein → MKRFVFYSIVLALSLFLAGCPQSNSEPQKRIPPLFMINAVYDTGKEPSYLVTDDFDADGHLDLVVLNSGEHNLSYLKGKGDGTFQEGIIIKTGADPIATAVADFNNDRLSDLAILNYQDGTLHILLNSGGGSFRNTGNIIKPGRIPINLATDDFNGDGMPDLMVSLRFHKVVYLQGKGNGVFDEPVEIAVRGQPTGVISGDYNKDGFRDLAVALAGSGNTGVQILWGKGNGQFEPGQHFRGGGQPLTIANIDANNDGKVDLVTSSNSLHALTVVMNDGDKKFHALQDFAAGEFPKFIVTADFSGDGIQDLAVSNSTNDTISVTLGRGDGTFTYPPVIHYVDEYPQGMAVGDFNQDGHLDLAVSCRDKNLITILLKQGQQPLPMSPMQKTSG, encoded by the coding sequence ATGAAGCGGTTTGTATTTTATAGCATTGTATTGGCCCTAAGCCTGTTCCTGGCGGGGTGTCCCCAGTCCAATTCCGAACCCCAGAAACGCATCCCGCCACTGTTCATGATCAATGCGGTGTATGACACGGGGAAGGAACCGTCCTACCTGGTGACGGACGATTTCGATGCGGATGGTCATCTCGATCTGGTTGTTCTCAATAGCGGCGAACACAACCTGTCCTACCTGAAGGGCAAGGGTGACGGCACGTTTCAGGAAGGCATCATCATCAAAACCGGTGCCGACCCCATCGCCACGGCGGTCGCCGATTTCAACAACGACAGGTTGAGTGATCTGGCGATCCTCAATTATCAGGATGGCACTCTGCACATCCTGCTGAACTCCGGCGGCGGCAGTTTTCGCAACACGGGCAACATCATCAAGCCGGGCCGCATCCCGATCAATCTGGCGACGGACGATTTCAACGGGGACGGCATGCCGGACCTGATGGTCTCTCTGCGTTTCCACAAGGTGGTGTACCTGCAGGGAAAAGGCAACGGCGTGTTCGATGAGCCGGTGGAGATCGCTGTGCGCGGCCAGCCGACGGGCGTGATTTCCGGCGATTACAACAAGGACGGGTTTCGGGATCTGGCGGTGGCGCTGGCGGGTTCAGGCAACACCGGGGTGCAGATTCTGTGGGGCAAGGGCAACGGTCAGTTTGAACCCGGCCAGCACTTCCGCGGTGGCGGACAACCGCTGACCATCGCCAACATCGATGCCAACAACGACGGCAAAGTCGATCTCGTGACGTCCAGCAATTCACTGCATGCGTTGACGGTGGTGATGAACGACGGCGACAAGAAGTTTCACGCGCTTCAGGATTTTGCCGCGGGTGAATTCCCGAAGTTCATCGTCACGGCGGATTTCTCCGGCGACGGCATCCAGGACCTGGCCGTGTCCAATTCCACCAACGATACGATTTCCGTCACGCTGGGGCGCGGCGACGGGACGTTCACATACCCTCCCGTAATCCATTACGTGGACGAATATCCGCAGGGCATGGCGGTGGGCGATTTCAATCAGGACGGACATCTGGACCTCGCGGTGTCCTGCCGTGATAAAAACCTCATCACTATTTTGCTCAAGCAGGGGCAACAGCCTTTACCCATGTCCCCCATGCAGAAAACTTCCGGTTGA
- a CDS encoding SDR family oxidoreductase: MDPEKVNYHYCDDLPTRPMPAGTLVLVTGANGYVAKRLVPELLYRGYRVRCMLRNRVLTPLLEHPNLEYVYADALDKDSLREALRGVHTAYYLIHSLRLEKKKFAQAEKVAAQNFKEAAEECDIRKIVYLGGLGEECKNISWHLKSRMEVGAILSSARLTVVHLRAAIIIGTGSASYEMLKSMILHMRWIPFLPEFNSLCQPIAIRDVIKYLVGVLETQDIVTGQYPIGGRDTMSYRNMVLRFAGLYHRKIRFFDVSWVPLPVNLLCRIFSFYLHLFISVPVNITCLLLESLRTDVIVTDDTIRGIVPFEPLDFETAVRWAFEKERSSRVFSHWSDVPPEDMADLMPLAQYESAHFLFDEHERKIPAGVEQTFQMVCRIGGPYGWLHGNLLWKIRGFSDRLLGGVGLNRGRRDPLDLRVGDSVDFWRVEKLEPCKELLLRAELISPGYSWLQFLLEPVEPGHTRLILRAHFIPKPFWGHLYWYALSRFHTYIFQGMLNHFEREARLTNSFGRTPIEAAKPASSAPLPKKETSV, encoded by the coding sequence ATGGATCCCGAAAAAGTGAATTATCACTATTGCGACGATCTGCCCACCCGGCCTATGCCTGCAGGCACCCTTGTGCTGGTCACCGGCGCCAACGGGTATGTGGCCAAACGGCTGGTGCCGGAGTTGTTGTATCGCGGATACCGCGTGCGGTGCATGCTCCGCAACCGCGTGCTGACCCCGCTGCTGGAACACCCCAACCTGGAATACGTGTATGCCGATGCACTGGACAAGGACAGCCTGAGAGAAGCCCTGCGCGGCGTGCATACGGCGTATTACCTGATCCACAGTCTGCGCCTCGAAAAGAAAAAGTTCGCGCAGGCGGAAAAGGTTGCGGCGCAGAATTTCAAAGAAGCGGCGGAGGAATGCGATATCCGCAAAATCGTTTATCTCGGCGGGCTGGGTGAAGAATGCAAGAACATCTCCTGGCATCTGAAAAGCCGCATGGAAGTGGGCGCGATCCTCTCCAGCGCCCGCCTGACGGTCGTTCACCTGCGCGCCGCCATCATCATCGGCACCGGAAGCGCCTCGTACGAGATGTTGAAGTCGATGATCCTGCACATGCGCTGGATTCCGTTTCTGCCGGAATTCAACTCGCTGTGCCAGCCCATCGCCATCCGCGACGTTATCAAGTACCTGGTGGGTGTGCTGGAGACGCAAGACATCGTCACCGGTCAGTACCCCATCGGCGGGCGCGATACCATGTCGTACCGCAATATGGTGCTCCGTTTCGCCGGGCTGTACCACCGCAAGATCCGGTTTTTCGATGTGTCGTGGGTGCCGCTCCCGGTCAACCTGCTGTGCCGCATTTTTTCCTTCTACCTGCACCTGTTCATCTCGGTGCCGGTCAACATCACCTGCCTCCTGCTGGAAAGCCTGCGCACCGATGTGATCGTGACCGACGACACCATCCGCGGCATCGTGCCGTTCGAGCCCTTGGATTTCGAGACCGCCGTGCGCTGGGCGTTCGAAAAGGAGCGGAGCTCGCGCGTATTTTCGCACTGGAGCGACGTGCCGCCGGAGGACATGGCCGACCTCATGCCACTCGCGCAGTACGAGTCGGCGCACTTTCTATTCGACGAGCACGAGAGGAAAATTCCCGCGGGCGTGGAGCAGACGTTCCAGATGGTGTGCCGCATCGGCGGGCCGTATGGCTGGTTGCACGGCAACCTGCTGTGGAAGATCCGGGGATTCAGCGACCGCCTGCTGGGAGGCGTTGGGTTGAACCGCGGCCGGCGCGATCCGCTCGACCTGCGTGTCGGCGATTCGGTTGATTTCTGGCGGGTCGAAAAACTGGAACCCTGTAAAGAGCTTCTGCTCCGGGCGGAGTTGATCTCACCAGGTTATTCCTGGTTGCAGTTTTTGCTGGAACCGGTGGAGCCCGGCCACACCCGGCTCATCCTTCGCGCGCATTTCATTCCCAAACCCTTCTGGGGACATTTGTACTGGTACGCGCTGTCCCGCTTTCACACGTACATTTTCCAAGGAATGCTCAATCACTTTGAACGTGAGGCGCGGTTGACCAACTCCTTTGGCCGTACTCCAATAGAGGCCGCCAAACCCGCTTCCAGCGCGCCATTGCCGAAAAAAGAAACTTCAGTCTAA
- a CDS encoding MBL fold metallo-hydrolase, whose translation MPSPLEDELGDILEKARDGKNWSPKDLAAATGISLHAIQKMERYEQVPADAEIGVLAKALDLDAAALRAIAHEAWSPAPPQDDPALDLICLNVYMGLYPVKCYLIRCPETGESAVVDTGASPDAIIQKAKEQKLKPAKILLTHAHPDHAGGLDKLDRAFACPAFIHENELRPRGSRDLRFVEDGDVLEVGNMKVEVVFTPGHTAGGVSYRIHDTIFSGDCIFAGSMGRANSSWPGLYRSITQRLFTYPDATRLHPGHGPATTVGEEKRHNPFFRGKV comes from the coding sequence ATGCCTTCACCCCTTGAAGACGAACTCGGGGACATTCTCGAAAAAGCCCGCGACGGCAAAAACTGGTCACCGAAAGACCTGGCCGCCGCCACCGGCATTTCCCTGCACGCCATCCAGAAAATGGAACGCTACGAGCAGGTCCCGGCGGATGCGGAGATCGGTGTGTTGGCGAAGGCGCTGGATCTCGACGCCGCCGCGCTCCGCGCCATCGCGCACGAGGCCTGGTCGCCCGCACCGCCGCAGGACGATCCGGCGCTGGACCTCATCTGCCTCAATGTGTACATGGGCCTGTACCCGGTGAAATGCTACCTCATCCGTTGCCCCGAAACCGGCGAGTCCGCAGTGGTGGACACCGGTGCCAGCCCCGACGCCATCATCCAGAAAGCGAAGGAGCAGAAGCTCAAACCGGCGAAGATTCTGCTCACCCACGCGCACCCGGACCATGCCGGGGGACTCGACAAGCTGGACCGCGCCTTCGCCTGCCCCGCGTTCATTCATGAAAATGAATTGAGGCCGCGCGGCAGTCGCGATCTCCGGTTTGTCGAAGACGGCGACGTGCTGGAAGTGGGGAATATGAAGGTGGAAGTGGTGTTCACTCCCGGTCATACGGCGGGCGGAGTGTCGTACCGAATTCACGACACCATTTTCTCCGGCGACTGCATCTTTGCCGGGTCGATGGGCCGCGCCAACTCCTCGTGGCCGGGACTGTACCGGTCGATCACCCAGCGTCTGTTTACTTACCCGGACGCCACCCGCCTGCACCCGGGGCACGGTCCCGCCACCACGGTCGGCGAGGAAAAGCGCCACAATCCATTTTTCCGGGGAAAAGTGTGA